Proteins from one Syngnathus scovelli strain Florida chromosome 9, RoL_Ssco_1.2, whole genome shotgun sequence genomic window:
- the slc45a4b gene encoding solute carrier family 45 member 4 isoform X2 codes for MGELSPSELKKRRPTEDESEPEDAEEASGRGMQQIPLHRWVMHGAVMFGREFCYAMETALVTPVLLQIGLPEQYYSLTWFLSPVLGLILTPVMGSASDRCTLRWGRRRPFILALCVGVLLGMALFLNGSLIGLSIGDSPSSQPMGIVLTILGVVVLDFCADACDGPIRAYLLDVADTEEQDMALNIHAFSAGLGGALGYMLGGLDWTGTALGQAFKSQQQVLFLFAAIIFIVSVILHMFSIPEKQFVPTQYLNNAARRDSTSQSSFRLVSHTSLLLEAIVEEDPPCRENQKSEHEAKEMDFLVMERMRSKSDSVLAMPDTKIKLDPDLDLQLFLPEVQQALPEIQVGLEDCFKPSNQNIGSLSPGEPPKFTDGVVESGDSALSEVNGLLNGPHEVSPASEGPHMKPKTKQANGVNAGLSPTENCNANKNHTSNKAGTRLLSATASPRPHKHTFYRQPSFTFSYYGRVRCQRHRLRRATTSSPAPIATSRSLNDLSDLQLHAYRREFQLSESSLSSKDSSSDDGPSRGTTVRLLWLSMLKMPKPLWRLCVCHLVTWFSYIAQAIFYTDFMGQVIFNGDPKAPANSTEFQNYNSGVQMGCWGLVVNAATAALCSAVLQKYLDNFDLSIKVIYMLGTLCFAAGTAVMALFPNVYVAMVMISSMGIISMSMSYCPYALLGQYHEIKEFIHHSPANTRRGFGIDCAILSCQVYISQILVASALGAVVEAVGSVRVVPMVASGSSFLAFLAASFLVIYPDEEPEGSDEDSRDRELARLSPELDHNEEDGDEKRNTTIA; via the exons ATGGGAGAACTGTCACCCTCCGAGCTCAAGAAGAGGAGGCCGACGGAAGACGAAAGTGAGCCGGAGGATGCAGAGGAAGCATCGGGGCGAGGCATGCAGCAGATCCCCCTCCACCGCTGGGTCATGCACGGAGCCGTGATGTTCGGTCGAGAATTCTGctacgctatggaaactgccTTGGTCACACCTGTTTTGCTTCAGATAG GTTTGCCTGAGCAATATTATAGTCTAACATGGTTCCTCAGTCCCGTCCTCGGTCTCATCCTCACACCTGTGATGGGCTCGGCCAGCGACCGCTGTACGCTACGATGGGGCCGGAGGAGGCCATTCATACTGGCGTTGTGTGTCGGCGTGCTGCTCGGCATGGCGTTGTTCCTGAACGGATCGTTAATCG GTCTTTCCATCGGCGATAGCCCAAGTAGCCAGCCCATGGGGATCGTCCTCACCATTTTGGGAGTGGTGGTGCTGGACTTTTGCGCCGATGCGTGCGACGGACCCATCAGAGCTTATCTCCTCGATGTTGCCGACACGGAGGAGCAAGATATGGCGCTGAATATCCACGCCTTCTCAGCAG GTCTTGGCGGTGCTTTGGGCTACATGCTAGGTGGTCTCGACTGGACCGGCACAGCTCTGGGCCAAGCCTTCAAGTCCCAGCAACAAGTGCTTTTCCTTTTCGCTGCCATCATCTTCATCGTCTCCGTCATCCTGCACATGTTCAGCATCCCGGAGAAGCAGTTTGTGCCAACTCAGTATCTCAACAACGCGGCGAGAAGAGATTCCACCAGTCAGTCGTCTTTCCGACTTGTTAGTCACACCTCGCTGCTTCTTGAAGCTATCGTAGAAGAAGACCCGCCTTGCCGAGAGAACCAGAAATCGGAACACGAGGCCAAGGAAATGGACTTTCTGGTCATGGAGCGAATGCGGAGTAAAAGCGACTCAGTCTTAGCCATGCCAGACACCAAAATCAAGCTGGATCCTGACCTTGACCTCCAACTTTTCCTCCCAGAGGTACAGCAGGCTTTACCTGAAATCCAGGTAGGGCTGGAAGACTGCTTCAAGCCTTCAAACCAGAATATTGGGTCATTGAGTCCCGGGGAACCGCCCAAATTTACAGATGGAGTTGTGGAATCTGGAGATTCTGCCTTATCTGAAGTTAATGGCCTTTTGAATGGTCCTCATGAAGTTAGTCCTGCCTCTGAAGGCCCACATATGAAACCAAAG ACCAAGCAAGCTAACGGGGTCAACGCTGGCTTGTCCCCCACCGAGAACTGCAACGCCAACAAAAACCACACCTCCAACAAAGCCGGTACTCGACTCCTCAGCGCCACCGCTTCTCCACGGCCGCACAAACATACCTTCTACCGACAA CCTTCCTTCACATTCTCCTATTACGGACGAGTGAGATGCCAGCGTCACCGACTCCGACGGGCAACCACTTCAAGCCCCGCGCCCATCGCCACGTCACGCAGCCTGAATGATCTGAGTGATCTGCAGCTGCACGCCTACAGGCGGGAGTTTCAGTTATCTGAAAGCAGTTTGTCTTCAAAAGACTCCAGCAGCGATGACGGACCCAGCAGGGGAACCACCGTACGACTGCTCTGGTTGTCCATGCTGAAG ATGCCAAAGCCGCTGTGGAGGTTgtgtgtctgtcacctggtcacatGGTTTTCCTACATAGCTCAAGCTATCTTCTACACAGATTTCATGGGACAAGTCATCTTCAATGGTGACCCCAAg GCACCGGCCAATTCCACAGAGTTTCAGAATTATAACAGCGGGGTCCAGATGGGGTGTTGGGGCctggtggtcaatgcggcaactGCAGCTCTCTGCTCAG CCGTCCTTCAGAAGTACCTGGATAACTTTGACCTGAGCATCAAGGTCATCTACATGTTGGGCACTTTGTGTTTTGCAGCAG GAACCGCGGTGATGGCTCTCTTTCCTAATGTGTACGTTGCCATGGTGATGATCAGCAGCATGGGCATCATCTCCATGAGCATGTCCTACTGTCCTTATGCCTTACTTGGACAGTATCATGAAATTAAAGAG ttcaTCCATCACAGTCCGGCCAACACAAGAAGAGGTTTCGGCATTGATTGCGCAATCTTATCATGCCAA GTTTACATCAGCCAGATTCTGGTGGCATCGGCGCTGGGAGCAGTCGTCGAAGCCGTCGGCAGCGTGCGAGTCGTTCCCATGGTGGCTTCCGGCAGCTCCTTCCTCGCCTTCCTGGCCGCCAGTTTCCTGGTTATATACCCCGACGAGGAACCCGAGGGCTCGGACGAGGATTCCAGAGACCGGGAATTGGCCCGTTTGTCACCTGAGCTTGACCACAATGAAGAAGATGGTGATGAGAAGCGGAATACCACCATCGCCTGA
- the tbrg4 gene encoding FAST kinase domain-containing protein 4, with protein MATRFLGRYVPLLCRASSRTSSARLPPSATGLANVQRNRCRPWTSERSLCESRVLAKDEVYLTMPTRTQLDEILEKAAVPEEILVAWEQHGRNGNQAASTLLAWTRMMQKTQGNTHQLHTKDPRLRDIMDTITQQISTVWNGNLVSVLRALWVMGVPNTDPVLASVQTEVLWRIRRLGYKQLAFLAEWGTGRKTPQDVAIVTAALKQLELRWTEISDAKTVCALISKGQHLSPVLMDRLEDKALELAEVFSAEEIRKVSVSLAVLGRRSVPLLRALSYHLLQKPSAEFTTPLILQMAFAFGKLNFHQSQVFQRMASELLPRMSGLTSGDIMRFAKSMGFLKWLHIPLFEAFAEHYVEHSDKYSTLQLCNMLMTFARLNFQPSKGDEFYAKVHPVLESSLSDMEPFLRTDVAWSLCVLQQAKPHHLIPLIQPEHVAKLSNGSPVRVENYRLKLLHVAATLHLEHPELSSSRMDVPPVPASTSKLSPLQSNLRETLDILVKRPEMLRTGVSTVYGWTIEAEVVLDSDNKPIDLSQLRAPHLPNGGGKQALPEGARRMAFLAWDFPNFGSKSKDLLGRFIMMKRHLQLAGFVLVDVPYFEWIELKTEHQKLAYLKDKMGKAVAEDMAK; from the exons ATGGCCACTCGTTTCTTGGGCAGATATGTCCCTCTGCTATGCAGGGCCTCCTCTCGAACCTCATCCGCTCGCCTACCTCCATCAGCCACCGGCCTGGCTAACGTGCAGAGGAATCGTTGCCGGCCGTGGACTTCGGAGAGGTCGCTATGTGAGAGCCGGGTGCTGGCAAAAGACGAGGTGTATTTAACCATGCCGACTCGCACCCAGCTGGATGAGATTCTGGAAAAGGCTGCGGTGCCCGAGGAGATCCTCGTTGCCTGGGAACAACATGGAAGAAATGGTAATCAAGCAGCTTCTACTCTGTTAGCGTGGACGAGGATGATGCAGAAGACGCAGGGTAATACTCACCAACTGCATACCAAGGACCCAAGGCTGCGGGACATCATGGACACTATAACTCAGCAG ATATCAACTGTGTGGAACGGCAATCTTGTGTCCGTCTTGCGGGCTCTTTGGGTGATGGGCGTCCCCAATACAGATCCGGTGTTGGCTTCTGTACAAACGGAGGTCTTGTGGCGAATCCGCCGACTCGGCTACAAACAGCTGGCCTTCCTGGCCGAGTGGGGGACAGGCAGAAAGACGCCGCAGGATGTAGCCATCGTGACGGCAGCGCTAAAACAGCTGGAACTGCGCTGGACTGAAATCTCCGATGCCAAAACTGTCTGTGCGCTCATTTCCAAAGGACAACACTTGTCGCCTGTCCTAATGGACAGACTAGAAGACAAG GCTTTGGAGCTCGCCGAAGTCTTTTCAGCTGAAGAAATTCGCAAAGTGTCCGTGTCTTTAGCTGTGCTGGGCCGCAGATCCGTGCCCCTCCTCAGAGCACTGTCCTACCATCTCCTGCAGAAACCGTCGGCGGAGTTCACCACGCCGCTTATACTCCAAATGGCCTTTGCGTTTG GTAAGCTGAATTTCCACCAATCGCAAGTGTTTCAGCGAATGGCATCCGAGTTGCTGCCCAGAATGTCTGGACTGACCTCCGGCGACATTATGCGCTTTGCAAAATCAATGGGCTTCCTCAAATGGCTCCACATCCCGCTCTTTGAGGCCTTTGCCGAG CACTATGTGGAGCACAGTGACAAATACAGCACTCTGCAGCTGTGTAACATGCTCATGACGTTTGCCAGACTGAACTTTCAGCCGAGCAAAGGAGACGAGTTCTATGCAAAA GTTCATCCCGTGCTAGAGAGCTCCCTCTCGGACATGGAGCCTTTTCTTCGGACGGATGTCGCGTGGTCCCTGTGCGTGCTCCAGCAGGCCAAGCCTCACCATCTCATCCCGCTCATCCAGCCGGAACACGTCGCCAAGTTGTCAA ATGGCAGTCCGGTTCGAGTGGAGAACTACCGACTAAAACTGCTCCATGTCGCCGCCACACTGCACCTGGAACATCCTGAATTATCCTCATCCCGCATGGACGTTCCACCTGTCCCGGCCAGTACCTCCAAACTCTCCCCGCTGCAGAGCAACCTGAGAGAGACTTTAGATATTTTGGTGAAGAGGCCGGAGATGCTTCGCACGGGCGTCAGCACTGTGTATGGATGGACTATCG AGGCTGAAGTGGTCCTGGATAGTGACAACAAGCCCATCGACTTATCCCAGCTGAGAGCTCCTCATCTTCCGAATGGTGGCGGGAAGCAGGCGTTGCCTGAAGGGGCACGGCG GATGGCTTTTCTAGCGTGGGATTTCCCCAACTTTGGCTCCAAGAGTAAAGACCTTCTGGGACGCTTCATCATGATGAAGCGACACTTGCAACTTGCCGGCTTCGTCTTAGTTGAC GTTCCTTATTTCGAGTGGATAGAACTGAAGACGGAGCATCAGAAGTTGGCCTATTTAAAGGACAAGATGGGCAAGGCTGTAGCCGAGGACATGGCCAAGTGA
- the slc45a4b gene encoding solute carrier family 45 member 4 isoform X1 has product MGELSPSELKKRRPTEDESEPEDAEEASGRGMQQIPLHRWVMHGAVMFGREFCYAMETALVTPVLLQIGLPEQYYSLTWFLSPVLGLILTPVMGSASDRCTLRWGRRRPFILALCVGVLLGMALFLNGSLIGLSIGDSPSSQPMGIVLTILGVVVLDFCADACDGPIRAYLLDVADTEEQDMALNIHAFSAGLGGALGYMLGGLDWTGTALGQAFKSQQQVLFLFAAIIFIVSVILHMFSIPEKQFVPTQYLNNAARRDSTSQSSFRLVSHTSLLLEAIVEEDPPCRENQKSEHEAKEMDFLVMERMRSKSDSVLAMPDTKIKLDPDLDLQLFLPEVQQALPEIQVGLEDCFKPSNQNIGSLSPGEPPKFTDGVVESGDSALSEVNGLLNGPHEVSPASEGPHMKPKTKQANGVNAGLSPTENCNANKNHTSNKAGTRLLSATASPRPHKHTFYRQLSLFLQPSFTFSYYGRVRCQRHRLRRATTSSPAPIATSRSLNDLSDLQLHAYRREFQLSESSLSSKDSSSDDGPSRGTTVRLLWLSMLKMPKPLWRLCVCHLVTWFSYIAQAIFYTDFMGQVIFNGDPKAPANSTEFQNYNSGVQMGCWGLVVNAATAALCSAVLQKYLDNFDLSIKVIYMLGTLCFAAGTAVMALFPNVYVAMVMISSMGIISMSMSYCPYALLGQYHEIKEFIHHSPANTRRGFGIDCAILSCQVYISQILVASALGAVVEAVGSVRVVPMVASGSSFLAFLAASFLVIYPDEEPEGSDEDSRDRELARLSPELDHNEEDGDEKRNTTIA; this is encoded by the exons ATGGGAGAACTGTCACCCTCCGAGCTCAAGAAGAGGAGGCCGACGGAAGACGAAAGTGAGCCGGAGGATGCAGAGGAAGCATCGGGGCGAGGCATGCAGCAGATCCCCCTCCACCGCTGGGTCATGCACGGAGCCGTGATGTTCGGTCGAGAATTCTGctacgctatggaaactgccTTGGTCACACCTGTTTTGCTTCAGATAG GTTTGCCTGAGCAATATTATAGTCTAACATGGTTCCTCAGTCCCGTCCTCGGTCTCATCCTCACACCTGTGATGGGCTCGGCCAGCGACCGCTGTACGCTACGATGGGGCCGGAGGAGGCCATTCATACTGGCGTTGTGTGTCGGCGTGCTGCTCGGCATGGCGTTGTTCCTGAACGGATCGTTAATCG GTCTTTCCATCGGCGATAGCCCAAGTAGCCAGCCCATGGGGATCGTCCTCACCATTTTGGGAGTGGTGGTGCTGGACTTTTGCGCCGATGCGTGCGACGGACCCATCAGAGCTTATCTCCTCGATGTTGCCGACACGGAGGAGCAAGATATGGCGCTGAATATCCACGCCTTCTCAGCAG GTCTTGGCGGTGCTTTGGGCTACATGCTAGGTGGTCTCGACTGGACCGGCACAGCTCTGGGCCAAGCCTTCAAGTCCCAGCAACAAGTGCTTTTCCTTTTCGCTGCCATCATCTTCATCGTCTCCGTCATCCTGCACATGTTCAGCATCCCGGAGAAGCAGTTTGTGCCAACTCAGTATCTCAACAACGCGGCGAGAAGAGATTCCACCAGTCAGTCGTCTTTCCGACTTGTTAGTCACACCTCGCTGCTTCTTGAAGCTATCGTAGAAGAAGACCCGCCTTGCCGAGAGAACCAGAAATCGGAACACGAGGCCAAGGAAATGGACTTTCTGGTCATGGAGCGAATGCGGAGTAAAAGCGACTCAGTCTTAGCCATGCCAGACACCAAAATCAAGCTGGATCCTGACCTTGACCTCCAACTTTTCCTCCCAGAGGTACAGCAGGCTTTACCTGAAATCCAGGTAGGGCTGGAAGACTGCTTCAAGCCTTCAAACCAGAATATTGGGTCATTGAGTCCCGGGGAACCGCCCAAATTTACAGATGGAGTTGTGGAATCTGGAGATTCTGCCTTATCTGAAGTTAATGGCCTTTTGAATGGTCCTCATGAAGTTAGTCCTGCCTCTGAAGGCCCACATATGAAACCAAAG ACCAAGCAAGCTAACGGGGTCAACGCTGGCTTGTCCCCCACCGAGAACTGCAACGCCAACAAAAACCACACCTCCAACAAAGCCGGTACTCGACTCCTCAGCGCCACCGCTTCTCCACGGCCGCACAAACATACCTTCTACCGACAA TTGTCCCTCTTTCTTCAGCCTTCCTTCACATTCTCCTATTACGGACGAGTGAGATGCCAGCGTCACCGACTCCGACGGGCAACCACTTCAAGCCCCGCGCCCATCGCCACGTCACGCAGCCTGAATGATCTGAGTGATCTGCAGCTGCACGCCTACAGGCGGGAGTTTCAGTTATCTGAAAGCAGTTTGTCTTCAAAAGACTCCAGCAGCGATGACGGACCCAGCAGGGGAACCACCGTACGACTGCTCTGGTTGTCCATGCTGAAG ATGCCAAAGCCGCTGTGGAGGTTgtgtgtctgtcacctggtcacatGGTTTTCCTACATAGCTCAAGCTATCTTCTACACAGATTTCATGGGACAAGTCATCTTCAATGGTGACCCCAAg GCACCGGCCAATTCCACAGAGTTTCAGAATTATAACAGCGGGGTCCAGATGGGGTGTTGGGGCctggtggtcaatgcggcaactGCAGCTCTCTGCTCAG CCGTCCTTCAGAAGTACCTGGATAACTTTGACCTGAGCATCAAGGTCATCTACATGTTGGGCACTTTGTGTTTTGCAGCAG GAACCGCGGTGATGGCTCTCTTTCCTAATGTGTACGTTGCCATGGTGATGATCAGCAGCATGGGCATCATCTCCATGAGCATGTCCTACTGTCCTTATGCCTTACTTGGACAGTATCATGAAATTAAAGAG ttcaTCCATCACAGTCCGGCCAACACAAGAAGAGGTTTCGGCATTGATTGCGCAATCTTATCATGCCAA GTTTACATCAGCCAGATTCTGGTGGCATCGGCGCTGGGAGCAGTCGTCGAAGCCGTCGGCAGCGTGCGAGTCGTTCCCATGGTGGCTTCCGGCAGCTCCTTCCTCGCCTTCCTGGCCGCCAGTTTCCTGGTTATATACCCCGACGAGGAACCCGAGGGCTCGGACGAGGATTCCAGAGACCGGGAATTGGCCCGTTTGTCACCTGAGCTTGACCACAATGAAGAAGATGGTGATGAGAAGCGGAATACCACCATCGCCTGA